Proteins encoded together in one Penaeus vannamei isolate JL-2024 chromosome 11, ASM4276789v1, whole genome shotgun sequence window:
- the LOC138863290 gene encoding uncharacterized protein translates to MKFAPSVSVYRTYILEAMVMKLFAEYRRGFQRLVGLFPQKLSLVTMDAGRSLDLHIRSGKLDPNHRFPILTQLCNILSDLHQHGFVHNDVKLKNVCLRLTKSGPEVTLIDFGITMLTGWKVELQIKWDPSLPYAPEICGKDSGTCSRESDTFSVGQFMRGLFHDKQLPPLLNSWYTRSQAKRPSDRSNLLLLLRFVEDQKLSNLRFGCY, encoded by the coding sequence ATGAAATTCGCACCATCTGTTAGCGTATACCGAACCTATATTCTGGAAGCCATGGTCATGAAGCTTTTTGCCGAATACCGCCGCGGCTTCCAGCGCCTCGTAGGCCTCTTCCCGCAGAAATTAAGTCTCGTGACCATGGACGCTGGCCGTTCTTTGGACTTACATATCCGCTCAGGAAAACTGGATCCAAATCACAGGTTCCCCATCTTGACGCAGCTCTGCAATATCCTGTCGGACTTGCACCAGCACGGCTTCGTGCACAACGACGTCAAACTGAAGAACGTGTGTCTCAGGCTGACCAAGTCAGGCCCCGAGGTGACCCTTATCGACTTCGGCATCACCATGCTGACCGGCTGGAAAGTAGAGCTACAGATCAAGTGGGATCCGTCCTTGCCCTACGCGCCCGAGATCTGCGGCAAGGACAGTGGCACTTGCAGCAGGGAATCCGACACCTTCAGTGTAGGCCAGTTCATGCGCGGTCTCTTCCACGACAAGCAGTTGCCACCCCTGCTCAACAGCTGGTATACTAGGAGTCAGGCCAAGCGCCCGAGCGATCGCAGTAACCTGCTCCTGTTGTTGAGGTTCGTGGAGGATCAGAAATTATCGAATCTCCGCTTTGGCTGCTACTGA
- the LOC113809157 gene encoding zinc transporter ZIP1: MLTAEETKAVALVVMAVVTLAMSFLPLYIRKVLSQRMAQTYGQVLLSGCLCFGAGVLLSIVFLHLLPETRATLEYAMDADLFPHTHYPVAEVVLVGGFFMVYLLEELIHTWIHRAHHNQHHRHGDAEAAGGGDKAVGAGGKRERLPSEGPAAAQEAVGGHGSVRGVAVLMAVDGRVNEAFEGDGCTGGPVEAAARRNVHTVPHHHVAAVDKNVSVMGAVVVVVALSFHSVMEGLALGLEEEPTDVWILMAALTSHKVFIAFSMSMELLEVGVSLKPFTASMIVFSLASPVGGLIGALVVAYSGDQESAGAVLAPTFLQAVSGGTILYVAFCEVLERERAKPKGGMVRFLTLLLGFCLMAGLEAVGGHEHGHKSEGPTATVTP, from the exons ATGCTGACCGCAGAGGAGACGAAGGCCGTGGCGCTGGTGGTGATGGCCGTCGTGACTCTGGCCATgagcttcctccctctctacatccGGAAGGTGCTGAGTCAGCGCATGGCCCAGACCTACGGGCAG gtgcTGCTGTCGGGGTGCCTGTGCTTCGGCGCGGGCGTGCTGCTCTCCATCGTGTTCCTGCACCTGCTGCCGGAGACGCGGGCGACGCTCGAGTACGCGATGGACGCCGACCTGTTCCCGCACACCCACTACCCGGTGGCGGAGGTGGTCCTGGTGGGCGGCTTCTTCATGGTCTACCTCTTGGAGGAGCTCATCCACACGTGGATCCACCGCGCCCACCACAACCAGCATCACCGCCACGGCGACGCGGAGGCCGCGGGCGGCGGCGACAAGGCCGTGGGCGCCGGCGGGAAGCGGGAGCGGCTGCCCTCCGAGGGTCCGGCGGCGGCGCAGGAGGCCGTGGGCGGGCACGGGTCGGTGCGCGGCGTGGCGGTGCTCATGGCCGTGGACGGGCGCGTGAACGAGGCGTTCGAGGGCGACGGGTGCACGGGCGGCCCGGTGGAGGCGGCGGCGCGGCGCAACGTGCACACCGTCCCGCACCACCACGTGGCCGCCGTCGACAAGAACGTGTCGGTGATGGgcgccgtggtggtggtggtggcgctgtCCTTCCACAGCGTGATGGAGGGCCTCGCGCTCGGCCTGGAGGAGGAGCCGACGGACGTGTGGATCCTGATGGCGGCGCTCACGTCCCACAAGGTCTTCATCGCCTTCAGCATGTCCATGGAGCTGCTGGAGGTGGGCGTGTCCCTGAAGCCCTTCACGGCCTCCATGATCGTCTTCTCGCTGGCCTCCCCCGTCGGCGGCCTCATCGGGGCCCTCGTCGTGGCCTACTCGGGCGACCAGGAGTCCGCGGGCGCCGTGCTCGCGCCCACCTTCCTGCAGGCGGTGTCGGGCGGCACCATTCTGTACGTGGCCTTCTGCGAGGTGCTGGAGCGCGAGCGAGCCAAGCCCAAGGGCGGCATGGTGCGGTTCCTCACCCTCCTGCTGGGCTTCTGCCTCATGGCCGGCCTGGAGGCCGTCGGGGGCCACGAGCACGGCCACAAGAGCGAAGGCCCGACGGCCACCGTCACCCCGTAG